Within the Pseudobythopirellula maris genome, the region GAGATCGAGCTTGTCCAAACCGTGGCGTCCCACTGCTGGGAAGCCATCGAGAGATCCGCAGCCAATCGGAGGCTCCGGGATAGCGAAGAGCGTTTCAGACGCCTCGTCGAGGGGTCCCCGTTCGGCATGTACGTCGTCGATTCGCAATTGCAGATCGTCCATATGAACAGCCGATCGCAGACGGGCGCGTTCCGGAACGTGCGTCCGGTGCTCGGCCGTCACATCGGCGAAGTGATGAGGATTCTTTGGCCGGAAGAGGTGGCCGCCAACGTCGTCACCGCCTTTAAGCGAACGATCGAGACCGGCAAGCCCTACATGTCGAAGGACTTTGTCAATCGCCGCGTCGATGTCGGCTCGGTCGAGGGGTACGAATGGGAGCTGCAGCGTCTCACACTCGCCGACGGTCAATTGGGCGTGATCTGTTATTACTTCGATTCGAGCGATCTGCACCTCGCCCACGAGGCGTTGCGCGAAGCCGATCGTCGCAAAGACGAGTTCCTGGCGACCCTCGCGCACGAGCTCCGCAACCCGCTGGCGCCCATCCGGACCGGCCTCGAGTTGCTGAAGCTATCCAAAGACGAACCGGAGGCTGCGGAAGAAACGCGGCAAGTCATGGAGCGGCAGACGCTGCAGCTTGTCGCCCTGGTCGACGACTTGCTCGACGTTTCTCGGATCACCCGCGGCAAGCTCAACCTACGCCGCAAGCAGGTGAGCCTCAAAGAGGTCGTCCGCAGCGCGGTTGAGGCCTCGACCCCGTTGATCGAAGAGTCGGGGCACCGGCTGACGGTGCGCCTCCCCGACCGGCCGACCGTCTTGCATGTCGATCCGCACCGGATGGCGCAGGTCGTGTCAAACTTATTGACCAACGCCGCAAAGTACACGCCGCCTGGGGGAAGCATCGACCTGGGGTGCTCCGTCGAACGCGGAGAAGCGGTCGTTCGCGTGAAGGACTCGGGCGTCGGCATACCTGCCGAGATTCAGCAGAGTGTCTTCGACATGTTCGACCAGGGCGAACGGTCGCTCGAGAGTGGCCACACGGGACTCGGGATTGGTTTGACGCTGGTTCGATCTCTGGTCGAGATGCACGGCGGGACCGTCGAGGTGGAGAGCGAGGGCGCCGGCAAGGGGAGTGAATTCCGCGTGCGGCTGCCGCTCCACGAGAGCCCCTCCTTGACCGAGATCGAGGAGACGCCGGATCAGGAGGACGAATTGTTCCCCGAGGACTTCGGGCTGCGAGTGTTAGTGGTCGACGACAACCGGGGCGCGGCGCACTTGCTCGGCGCGCTGTGCGAGAAGTTCGGCAACGAGGTGCGACGCGCTAGCGACGGGCGCCAGGCGCTCGAGCAGGCCGCCGACTTCCTTCCCCAAGTCGTGCTCATGGACGTGAACATGCCGGTGATGGATGGGTGCGAAGCCGCGCGTCGCATGCGGGCCGAGCCGTGGGGCGCAGCAATCACCCTTGTCGCGGTCACGGGCAACGGCCAAGTGGTGGACAGGCAGCGGTCGAGCGCGGCCGGTTTCGACAAGCACCTTGTCAAACCGATCGACGCCACCGAACTGCAACGGCTTTTCACCAGTCTCTTAGGGCGATTGCCAGGCGTTTGACCCCGTTGCGTCCTTAGAAAGACGACGGATGGCTGCGGCTTAAGGACTGAGAGGATTCCCCCCCCAGAGATCGCTCAGCCAACGATGATGGCTCAGCGCATAGGCCCATTTCGCGTCGCGGCCGAGTGCGGCTGCTGTTGCAGAATCGTTTTGGGCTCTCTCAGCGGCGGCGTAGAACGCCGCCGAGCGTGACGCCGAGCATGGCCCAGACCAACATCGCGGCGGGCTCGGGGACCTCGCCGCCGGGCGGCGGGGGCGAGGGGGGCGTCGGGCCGGCGAACAGCGGGAAGTGGACCTCGCCCCGTTGGTCGAAGTCGCCGCCAACGAAGACCGATCCCTCCACGTTGTTGCGGATCGTCAGGTCGGCCAGCGGCGCCAGGACCGTGCCGTTCCACATCCGGTCGAAGTCGATCGTGGTCGCTTCGTAGAAGTTCCAGATCATGTTCGGCCGCCGCGACGCGTTGTTGAAGTCGCCGACAAAGTTGCCTTGGTTGAACGTGACGCTCGAGCCCGAGACGTTGAAAACGAACAGCGTGTTGGCGTCGACCCCGGCGCCGAAGAGCAGCTCGTACTGCTGCGACTTGCTGTCGGAGAACCGCGCGGCGTCGACCTCGAACACGGCCACGTTGTCGGCCCCCGGGGTGGCGGTGAACTTGACCGCCGCGGGCTGCGTGCCGGCCGGGCTGACGCTGCTGTCGGCTGTGAGCCCCGCGTAGTAGTCCGACGCGGGGGCGATCTGGTCGATGATCGACTGGGCGGCCGCCGGGGCGGTCGGGTCGCCGGAGGTGAGCGTGCCGCCGCCGTTGAAGTTGAGGATCCGCGAGACCGAGCCGCCCGTGCGCACGTCGCCCGCGCCGATGTTCAGCGGGTTGCCCGTGGCGATGTCGCCGCCGACCAGCAGGGTGACCACCCCGCTGTTGTCCGCGGCGTTGAGGCCCTGGGCGAAGTCGGCGGAGTTGGCGCCCGTGACGCTGCCGCCGACGACGGTCTTGCCGCGGATGTTGGACGTGGAGACCAAGTCGCCGCCGACCACGAGGTTGTAGTCGTACAGCAAAACGCTCGCCGCGGCGGGCGCGGCAAAGAGAGCGGCCAGCGCCAAGGTGAAGCAGGCGGCGCAGAAAGTCCTGGCGGCGGCCAGTGCGATTCGTGCGGACATGGGTGGCGGAGCTCGGAAGGCGGCTGTTTAGCGGCCGGCTCAACGCCGACGGCGCAGCATCACATTAGGTGAGCTGGGGCGCCGTGTCAATGATTTTTTGGGCCGTGACGGGGCCCCTAGCGAACGCGGCGGCGGGCCCAGGGGGCGGCGAGCAGGACGAGCACCGCGGCTGCGGGCTCGGGGACCGACGCGGCGGGCCCGGGCAGCGTTTGGCCGAATTGCGCGACCCAATAGTCGTAGTCGGCCATGTCGACCACGCCGTCGGGCGAGCCAAGGCCCGTGCCGTCGTCGCCGTCGCCGGGCATACCAACCAGGCCGGTCGCCCCAAAATTGTCACGCCACACGGTGAAGTCGGCCGCGTCGACAACGCCGTTGAAGTTGTAGTCGCCGCCGAGCGTCTCGATGACGAAGTCGACGTACACCAGACGGTGGTCGGTCGCCGTCATGGCGCCGAACTGCGGGTCGGAGCCGAGCGGCCAGAAGACGCCGGTGTGGTCATCGTCGTCAACCACCGTCAGGTCGAGCGACGGGAGGACGTAGTCAACACGCAGCCCGCCGGTAAACGCGGCGGTGTCGTCTGGGTCGGGCCCGAATCCTCCGCCCGGCGAGAACGTGTTGTTAATCAGCGGGTGATCGGTGAGCTGTTGGGCGGCGTCCATCGAGCTGTCGCCCTCGTCGGGGTCGGCGTTTTGGTCGCCGAGGATCACGAACGACTCGCCCGCCGCCAAACCGCCCGTCGGTTCGGCGGGTGTGGCGCCGAGCAGGTCGAACTGCTCGTCGTCGTAGATGTAGCCGCTCGCCGACGGGTCGATGTAATCGGCCCAGAAGCGGATCTCGTCGTGGTTGCGCAGGCCGTTGCGGTCCTCGGCCCCATCGAACACCGGCGGCGTGGGATGCGAAGCGAGCAGGTGGACCGTCTCGCCCGCCACCTCGACCGGCACGTCCCAGTGGCTCTTAGAGGAGAGCCGGAACGCGGCGAGCTCTTCCGGCGAGTACCAGTCGGCCGGGGTCTCGGGCGTCGACAGATTGTCCGGCAGAAACGCGCCGGGCATGTCTTGCCAAAGGAACTTCTGGAACGTCCGCACACCCTCGTCGGCGATCGGGTGCTTGGAGAGGACCAGCATGCCGTACTGGCCGGCAAAATTGCCGAAGCCGAAGGCGTCGTCCGGGTTGTCGGTTTGGCCGTTGTTGTTGAAGTCGAAGTCGAACCCCTCGCCGAGCTCGTCCTCGGGCTGCACGCCGGTGTTCGACGGGGCGCTGAACCAATAGTCGTACTCGACCGGCTCCAGGCCGTTTTGCGAAACGCCGAGGTAGTTCGTCAGGAAGTCTTCGACCGCCTGCCCCGAGGGGTCGTAGTCGAACTCGTTGATCAGCAGCACGTCGGGGTTGATCCGCTGGATCACCTCGGCGATGCGGCCCGGCTGGTTGCTGCCGGGCGAGCTCAGCTCCGCGGCGAGCGCTCCGGCCGAGCCGCGATTGAGCGACGCGTTGTAGGTGGCGATCCTCAGCGGCTGGTCGGCCACCGCGTTGGTGGCGACAAACACGGCGACGATAGCCAAGAGCAGCAGTGCGGCGGGGCGTGGCATGGAGGGCCTTCGGCGAGCGGCGGAGGGCGGTGTGGGAGGGAGCATGGCGGGGCGTGCGCGTCCCTATGCCGGATCGAGCATAGCACGCCACCTGCCTGCAATAAAGCAATTGCCGCTTTTGATGCATGCGAGGCGTACGCCGCCCCCCCCCTGCCCTCTTCTCGGGTTTCTTCGCAAGTCATAGCAACGCCGGTCAGCCGGCATGAATCTTCGCTGTTGGAGCCATTTTTGGTGGCTCGCGTGCTGTTTGCTCGCCCCGCCCATTGCCGTCTAGCCGCAGGCGGGCGCCAGGCTCGCGCCGATCGGCCCGGCCTGGGCGGTCAACGCGATGAACCACGTGAGCTTTCGCCAGCAAGCGTTGCTCACCGTGGGCGACGTGCAACTTGCCGCCTATTACGACGACCAAGGCCGGGTAACCGTAGCCCGCCGCAAGGGCGCCGCGGGCGACTGGCGGGTGTCTTCCCGACCGAGCTGACCGACGACCACTCGGGGCTGCAAGTCACGCACAACGTGATCGCCTTCGGCGTCGACGGCGAGGGCTATCTGCACCTAGCGTGGGGCATGCACAACCACGACCTGCGCTACATCCGATCGGCGTCGCCCGCTACGCTCGCCGGACCGATCGCCTTTGGCGAGGAGATCACGGTGACCGGCTCGGCCGAGGGGCTCGTGACTTACCCGCAGTTCTACAACACGCCCGCGGGCGACTTGCTGTTCAGCTATCGCACCGGCAACGATTCGGGGGGCGGCTCGGGCAACGGCGACACGCAGGTGAATCGCTGCGACTTGTCTGCCCGCCGGTGGGAGCCGATGCACCGGCCGCTGTTCGACGGCGACCCGGCGCCTAGCGAAGACGCTGAGCCCCGCACGGTGAACTCCTATCCCAACAACCTGGCTTGGGGCCTGGACGGCGAGCTGCACATGACCTGGACCTGCCGCGACACCTGGCGGTGGCAATCCAACAGCCATCTCTACTACGCCCGGTCAAGCGATGGCGGCGCGACGTGGCGCACGAGCAGCGGCGAACCCCTCCCGCTGCCGCTCAGCGAAGCGAACGCCGAGCGGATCGCCGTGATCCCCGAGGGTAGCTCGCTGATCAACCAGGCGTCGATGACCGTCGATCGCGAAGGCAGACCGCTGGTGGCGACTTGGTGGGCGCCCGGTGCGCACGACTCGCCCCCCAATCACTCGCGTGAGTACATGCTGGTGCACCACGACGGCGAGCGCTGGCGCACCTCGCAGATCACCCACCGCAACGCGCAAGACGACAGCCGCCGGGCCGAGGACGTGCGCGACCTCGCCCGCCCGATCGTGCTCGTCGACGACACGGGCCGCACCCTTGTGGTGATGCGCTACGACCGCCGCGGCGACGTGGTCACCGTGGCCCACAGCACCGACCGCAAGAACTGGGAGCTGCTCGACCTCACGATCGAGCCGCTCGGCACGTGGGAGCCCAACCACGACGCCGAGCTGTGGCGCCGCGAGGGTCGGCTGCACCTGCTCCACCAGCGGGTCGGCCTCGGCGAGCGCAGCTCGCCGATCGGCGTGCTGGAGTGGGACGCGCGGGGCTACTTCGTCGGCCGGTAGCCGGCGACTGACATCGCGTGAAGATCAAGCACAGCGTTCGAGGCTCGGGCACGGCTAACTCTTGCTCATCCACGAGCGTGTACTTGTCACGCCAGAGTGGATAGCCCAGGTTCTTGAACCTGGGTCGCCGTAGGCGACAAGAAGCCTCGGAGTTGACCATGATGCCCTGAAATACGCAACCGATTGGCGGCGCTAGCGGGTGGTTTCTTGCGGCTGCGCCACACAGGTTCAAGAACCTGGGCTACCCATTTAGCGCGGAGGGCATGGCATCGACTACGCCGAGCGACGGAAGCAAGCGACGGCAAGCATGAGAATGGCCAACATAGCGGCCGCTGGCTCGGGGACCGAGTCGCCCGGCGAGAACGGGACTCGGACAGTGCTTCGGGCGGCGACTGGGTCTCGCCAAAGTGCTCGACCCACAGGTCGTAGTCGGCCTGGGTGTAGTCGCCCGCGTCGAGGCCGTCTCGCCACACCGTGCAATCGGCGGCGTCGACCGTGCCGTCCCAGGTTTCCTAGAGGGAAAGGCTCGGCCAAAATAGTTTGCCTGCTAGTGTTTGGGCGACGTTCTCGTGACAGCGAAGGGCATATGCCACCTAACCACCGGCTGCAGTTAACCGGCTACGCCTGCGATCGTGGTACACTGCCGATCGAGTGTCGTCCTCCGCGGGCGGCCGGCAACTGAGCCAAATAACGCTAGCCCGCCTTTTTCACTCCAAGGTTCATCATGCCGAAGTTCACTGCCTTAATTATCGCGGCGATCATCGGTGCTTTGCTTGCCGTGACTTTGCGTCCGGGTGTGCTCGAAATCGTGATCGTGGCTGTGCTGATTGTCGTGGCTGTTGCTTTTACACAGCGTCGTAAGTCCAAGCGGCGGGTGGCGGGGGCGCTCCCGCCAGGGAAGCCCCCGGGATAGTGAGACCCGGTCTGTGACGCTCGGGGGCTTCCGCTTCGCGGTGCGCCCCCGCCACCCCTTGAGAGCTTGGCACTAGAATCGTTTGGGTGGTGCGTCAATGGTGAGTGGTCAGTGGCCTTCGAGAGCGTGTCGAAGCTTTGTGGCTAGCCTGCCCCTTAGCCGCAGCGACCGAACTGCGTTCGTCGTGCGGCGATGGCCAGCAGCGCGAGCCACAGAGCCGAGGGCTCGGGGACCGATTCGCCCGGCGTGAACGAGGCCGCGGGCGGCGCCTGGGTCTCTCCAAAATGCTCGACCCACAGGTCGTAGTCGGCCTGGGTGTAGTCGCCCGTGTCGAGGCCGTCTCGCCACACCGTGAAATCGGCGGCGTCGACCGTGCCGTCGTTGTTGAAATCGCCCGCCAGGGAGGCGGGGATCACGATCACCGCTAGCGAGCGGGTCGGGATCGTCACCGTGAACAGGTCTGACAGGCCGCCGAGGGGCGACTCGGAGAGGCTCAGCCCGTCGAGCACCGAGTATTGCACGCCGTCGCTGGCGAGCCGCATGCCGGTCACGTCGACCGTCACCTCGGCGTCGCTGAAGCGGTCATGGTTCAGAAGCATCACGGCGAGGCTGCTGTCGGCCTGCACCACGGCGTGGGTGCGGAGTTCGTCTTCGGACGATTCGGTCTCGACAAACTGGTCGCCCGGCCGGCCGAGCTTGTCGACGGCCGACACGCCGTAGAAGGCCGAGCCGAGCGTGAACTCATTCGTCTGGTTGAACGCGGCGTCGCCGATGAAGTCCTTGCCCATCAGCTCGAGGAACTGCACGCTCGTGACGCCCAGCTCGAGCCAGCTGGCGTAAGCGTCGGCCACGAAGTTGGCCTCGGCCGGGTCGGCGGGCTCGGAGGTGATGTCGCCAAAGTAATTGAACTCGGTGACCATGATCTCGGCGTCGGGGATGCCGTGCGTGGTGAGCGACTCGCGCACGCTCGGCAGGCCGCCCGCGGGGCCGCCGTCGATCATCAGCGGGATTTTTTCACCGACTTCCTCAAGGATCGAGGAGCCGCTCGCGTTGGTGGTGGGGTACCAGTGGACCATGACAAAGTCGGTCTCATCGGCCGCCTGCTCCAGCAC harbors:
- a CDS encoding choice-of-anchor A family protein, with the translated sequence MSARIALAAARTFCAACFTLALAALFAAPAAASVLLYDYNLVVGGDLVSTSNIRGKTVVGGSVTGANSADFAQGLNAADNSGVVTLLVGGDIATGNPLNIGAGDVRTGGSVSRILNFNGGGTLTSGDPTAPAAAQSIIDQIAPASDYYAGLTADSSVSPAGTQPAAVKFTATPGADNVAVFEVDAARFSDSKSQQYELLFGAGVDANTLFVFNVSGSSVTFNQGNFVGDFNNASRRPNMIWNFYEATTIDFDRMWNGTVLAPLADLTIRNNVEGSVFVGGDFDQRGEVHFPLFAGPTPPSPPPPGGEVPEPAAMLVWAMLGVTLGGVLRRR
- a CDS encoding endonuclease/exonuclease/phosphatase family protein; this encodes MPRPAALLLLAIVAVFVATNAVADQPLRIATYNASLNRGSAGALAAELSSPGSNQPGRIAEVIQRINPDVLLINEFDYDPSGQAVEDFLTNYLGVSQNGLEPVEYDYWFSAPSNTGVQPEDELGEGFDFDFNNNGQTDNPDDAFGFGNFAGQYGMLVLSKHPIADEGVRTFQKFLWQDMPGAFLPDNLSTPETPADWYSPEELAAFRLSSKSHWDVPVEVAGETVHLLASHPTPPVFDGAEDRNGLRNHDEIRFWADYIDPSASGYIYDDEQFDLLGATPAEPTGGLAAGESFVILGDQNADPDEGDSSMDAAQQLTDHPLINNTFSPGGGFGPDPDDTAAFTGGLRVDYVLPSLDLTVVDDDDHTGVFWPLGSDPQFGAMTATDHRLVYVDFVIETLGGDYNFNGVVDAADFTVWRDNFGATGLVGMPGDGDDGTGLGSPDGVVDMADYDYWVAQFGQTLPGPAASVPEPAAAVLVLLAAPWARRRVR
- a CDS encoding BNR repeat-containing protein, which translates into the protein MIAFGVDGEGYLHLAWGMHNHDLRYIRSASPATLAGPIAFGEEITVTGSAEGLVTYPQFYNTPAGDLLFSYRTGNDSGGGSGNGDTQVNRCDLSARRWEPMHRPLFDGDPAPSEDAEPRTVNSYPNNLAWGLDGELHMTWTCRDTWRWQSNSHLYYARSSDGGATWRTSSGEPLPLPLSEANAERIAVIPEGSSLINQASMTVDREGRPLVATWWAPGAHDSPPNHSREYMLVHHDGERWRTSQITHRNAQDDSRRAEDVRDLARPIVLVDDTGRTLVVMRYDRRGDVVTVAHSTDRKNWELLDLTIEPLGTWEPNHDAELWRREGRLHLLHQRVGLGERSSPIGVLEWDARGYFVGR